A region from the Arachis ipaensis cultivar K30076 chromosome B01, Araip1.1, whole genome shotgun sequence genome encodes:
- the LOC110265796 gene encoding histone-lysine N-methyltransferase ATX5-like has product MAQHPSHCVSLSEVVVLPSPSPSLVAPLFPSLNPPPRHPSVPTVSHVQHLQCRGIDGGALKPTDIDTLWVHVTCAWFRLEVTFASDEKMEPALGILSIPSSSFVKIRVICKQIHGSCTQYCKSSTYFHAMCASRAGYRMELHISEKNDKQTTKMVSYCAYHRYRIFNYNKRDNTFFFVPLYGFLFRVCFCHNFYSFLNSSSMNLRFI; this is encoded by the exons ATGGCTCAACACCCGTCGCATTGTGTCTCCCTCTCTGAAGTCGTCGTGCTGCCATCTCCCTCTCCTTCACTCGTCGCACCTCTGTTTCCATCCCTCAACCCTCCTCCTCGCCACCCGTCAGTGCCGACTGTCAGCCACGTTCAGCATTTGCAGTGCCGTGGTATTGATG GTGGTGCTCTAAAGCCAACAGATATTGACACATTATGGGTTCATGTCACTTGTGCTTGGTTTCGGCTTGAAGTGACTTTTGCTAGTGATGAGAAGATGGAGCCTGCTTTGGGTATTCTTAGTATTCCGTCAAGTTCTTTTGTTAAG ATTCGTGTTATTTGTAAGCAAATTCATGGTTCATGCACACAATATTGCAAATCTTCTACTTATTTCCATGCCATGTGTGCATCAAGGGCTGGCTACCGAATGGAG TTGCACATTTCGGAGAAAAATGATAAACAGACAACAAAAATGGTTTCCTATTGTGCTTATCACAGGTATAGAATCTTCAATTACAACAAAAGAGACAATactttcttctttgtccctttatacggtttccttttcagagtttgCTTTTGCCACAATTTTTACTCTTTTTTGAATTCCTCAAGTATGAATTTAAGATTCATTTGA